The following are encoded in a window of Planktothrix serta PCC 8927 genomic DNA:
- a CDS encoding GNAT family N-acetyltransferase has translation MIRIKTVNYSEYLTEIRAIRYQVFELEQGVNPELEFDGQDEFAQHLLAYLDDQPIGTLRIRYLDEGNAKIERLAVLISARGIGIGQQLMECALEAIAQTTIKTVIVNAQIYIENLYLKLGFKPVGEAFEEAGIPHIKMIKTLGH, from the coding sequence GAATAAAAACCGTTAACTATTCTGAATATTTGACAGAAATTAGAGCCATTCGATATCAAGTTTTTGAACTCGAACAAGGAGTTAATCCTGAATTAGAATTCGATGGTCAGGATGAATTTGCCCAACATTTGTTAGCTTATTTAGATGATCAACCTATCGGAACATTGCGAATTCGTTATTTAGATGAAGGAAATGCCAAAATTGAACGGTTAGCGGTTCTGATTTCAGCGAGAGGAATCGGAATTGGTCAACAATTAATGGAATGCGCCTTAGAAGCGATCGCTCAAACTACGATTAAAACCGTTATTGTTAATGCTCAAATTTATATTGAAAATCTCTATTTAAAATTAGGGTTTAAACCTGTGGGAGAAGCATTTGAAGAAGCGGGAATTCCCCATATCAAAATGAT